One Campylobacter sputorum subsp. sputorum DNA segment encodes these proteins:
- a CDS encoding formate dehydrogenase subunit alpha yields MSKTTYVGRRSFLKLAALGAAASSAFGSNETLRSATKEEIKNPFPNSVMKRTICSICSVGCGIEAEVDEGSNVWIRQDMAVDHPISQGSHCCKGIDQIDLTKSKMRLKYPLKKVNGKWERISWETAVNEIGDKMLKIREEDGPDSVEFLGSAKFSNEQAFYFRKFAAFWGTNNIDHVARIUHSATVAGVANTWGYGAMTNHVADMINSKVILFIGANSAVANPVGAMKRALQARDRNNAKIVVVDPVYTRTAAKADMFIRIRPGTDIAFIYGMLHLIFKNGWEDKDVIAKQSYAVDEIRQEAKHWTPEEVSRVTGCSTQELEEFTKLFATSKPSTLCWALGITQHSVGSSNTRILAILQLVLGNMGKPGGGTNILRGHDNVQGATDMNCLADSLSGYYGLGDGAYKHHCKGWGVNFDDFVKRFAVSVKEPREKLGEPVKGTNFREYFYHDPKNPEDRNWRNEKGWSLSKWWQGVLKEEETFSSGNLRVLWVQGTGITSMAHQVKIKEAIDKLDMLVVAEPFLNEVAILSDRKDGIYVLPACTQFESEGYCSATNRSAQWRTQVIKPLYESKEDQEIMFLFAKKFGFYDEYVKGMKMGIVDGEIKQVKDDFKWPEDATDEIARNTQSIGNNGRTAARLKKHQENWQFFDPLTLKGRGPVEGEYYGLPWPCWDEKHPGTPILYDITKPYVEGGMGFRNRFGLEHDGVSQLADESITLPGSKVKGGHPQITKENIEKVLGITLSEEEKAKMGSSWSMDYSGIIAKKCREAGVCPCGNARARVKVWEFADQIPKHREPIHSPDWDLVKKYPTFEDQKRNFRVATKFISEQQEKDWSKEFPTIISSLRVVNLSGAGMIERTSKYLAAITPEMFAHVNPELAAKHNIKDGDMMWIHAPQGTKIKVKCIYSYSVTPDRICLPYNFAGILQGVDLSDRYPEGAKPYTIGESSNTITNYGFDINTQISEFNAGLCRLEKA; encoded by the coding sequence ATGAGTAAAACAACATATGTAGGAAGGCGTTCTTTTCTAAAGCTTGCCGCCCTTGGTGCTGCAGCAAGCAGTGCTTTTGGATCTAATGAAACATTAAGAAGTGCAACTAAAGAAGAGATAAAAAATCCTTTTCCTAATTCCGTGATGAAAAGAACAATATGTTCTATATGTTCTGTTGGTTGTGGGATTGAGGCTGAGGTTGATGAGGGGTCAAATGTTTGGATTCGTCAAGATATGGCGGTTGATCACCCGATTTCACAAGGAAGCCATTGCTGTAAAGGAATTGACCAGATTGATTTAACAAAATCAAAAATGAGACTCAAATACCCTCTTAAAAAAGTAAATGGAAAGTGGGAGAGAATTTCATGGGAAACAGCCGTTAATGAGATAGGCGATAAAATGCTTAAAATTCGTGAAGAAGATGGACCTGATAGTGTTGAATTTTTAGGTTCGGCTAAATTTTCAAATGAACAAGCATTTTATTTTAGAAAATTTGCAGCATTTTGGGGAACAAACAATATAGATCACGTAGCTAGAATTTGACATAGTGCAACAGTCGCCGGTGTGGCGAATACTTGGGGTTATGGCGCTATGACAAATCATGTTGCTGATATGATAAACTCAAAAGTTATACTTTTTATCGGTGCAAACTCAGCTGTGGCAAATCCAGTTGGTGCTATGAAAAGAGCATTACAAGCACGAGATAGAAACAATGCAAAGATAGTTGTTGTTGATCCGGTTTATACAAGGACTGCAGCAAAAGCTGATATGTTTATTAGAATTAGACCAGGAACTGATATAGCTTTCATTTATGGTATGCTTCATCTAATCTTTAAAAATGGTTGGGAAGACAAAGATGTTATAGCAAAACAAAGTTATGCGGTTGATGAAATCAGACAAGAGGCTAAACACTGGACACCTGAGGAAGTATCAAGGGTTACTGGATGTAGTACACAAGAGCTTGAAGAATTTACAAAACTTTTTGCCACTTCAAAACCTTCAACTTTATGCTGGGCTTTGGGTATAACTCAACACTCAGTTGGTAGCTCAAATACTAGAATACTGGCTATTTTACAATTAGTTTTAGGAAATATGGGAAAACCAGGTGGTGGAACAAACATACTTAGAGGCCATGATAATGTTCAAGGTGCTACAGATATGAACTGCTTGGCTGATAGCTTATCTGGTTATTATGGACTTGGAGACGGAGCATACAAGCATCACTGCAAAGGTTGGGGTGTAAATTTTGATGATTTTGTAAAACGCTTTGCAGTTTCAGTAAAAGAACCACGCGAAAAGTTAGGCGAACCAGTAAAAGGCACTAATTTTAGAGAGTATTTTTATCACGATCCTAAAAATCCAGAAGATAGAAACTGGCGAAACGAAAAAGGTTGGTCGCTTTCTAAATGGTGGCAAGGTGTTTTAAAAGAAGAAGAGACTTTTTCAAGTGGAAATTTAAGAGTGCTTTGGGTTCAAGGAACAGGTATTACTTCTATGGCTCATCAAGTTAAGATAAAAGAAGCTATAGATAAACTTGATATGCTTGTGGTTGCAGAGCCATTTTTAAATGAAGTTGCAATTTTAAGCGATAGAAAAGATGGAATTTATGTACTTCCTGCTTGCACTCAGTTTGAAAGTGAGGGATATTGCTCAGCAACAAATCGCTCGGCACAATGGAGAACACAGGTTATAAAACCACTTTATGAAAGCAAAGAAGATCAAGAGATAATGTTTTTATTTGCTAAGAAATTTGGTTTTTACGATGAGTATGTAAAAGGCATGAAAATGGGAATCGTTGATGGCGAGATTAAGCAAGTTAAAGATGATTTCAAATGGCCAGAAGACGCAACAGATGAGATAGCTAGAAATACTCAAAGTATTGGAAACAATGGTAGAACTGCTGCAAGACTTAAAAAACATCAAGAAAATTGGCAATTCTTTGATCCGCTCACTCTAAAAGGTAGAGGCCCAGTTGAAGGTGAATATTATGGACTTCCGTGGCCTTGTTGGGATGAAAAACATCCAGGAACTCCTATACTTTACGATATAACAAAACCTTATGTAGAAGGCGGTATGGGCTTTAGAAATAGATTTGGCTTAGAGCACGATGGCGTTAGCCAACTTGCCGATGAAAGCATAACTTTGCCAGGTTCAAAAGTAAAAGGCGGTCATCCACAAATTACTAAAGAAAATATCGAAAAAGTTTTAGGTATCACTCTTAGCGAAGAAGAAAAAGCTAAAATGGGATCAAGTTGGAGTATGGATTATAGTGGAATCATAGCTAAGAAATGTCGTGAGGCTGGTGTTTGTCCTTGTGGAAATGCAAGAGCTAGGGTAAAAGTTTGGGAATTTGCAGATCAGATTCCAAAACACAGAGAGCCTATCCACTCACCAGATTGGGATTTGGTTAAAAAATATCCTACTTTTGAAGATCAAAAGAGAAATTTCCGTGTTGCAACTAAATTTATAAGTGAACAACAAGAAAAAGATTGGTCAAAAGAGTTTCCAACTATCATAAGCTCACTTAGGGTTGTAAATTTAAGTGGGGCTGGTATGATTGAGAGAACTAGTAAATATCTAGCAGCTATAACTCCTGAAATGTTTGCTCATGTTAATCCGGAACTAGCGGCAAAACACAATATCAAAGATGGCGATATGATGTGGATACACGCCCCACAAGGAACAAAGATAAAGGTAAAATGTATATATTCTTATTCTGTTACGCCAGATAGAATTTGTTTACCATATAACTTTGCTGGTATTTTACAAGGTGTTGATTTAAGTGATCGTTACCCAGAAGGTGCTAAACCTTATACTATAGGCGAGAGCTCAAATACCATCACAAACTACGGATTTGATATAAATACTCAAATTTCAGAGTTTAATGCTGGTCTTTGTAGATTAGAAAAAGCGTAA
- a CDS encoding M48 family metallopeptidase: protein MQTKNITIVRKNVKNFSLKVRPNGRVELVLPLMAKNGDINFILEKYSKWIDDKKAYFKEFETTKKELVSGESMKFLGKDYRLRVIKDSKEMVEFDKFFINLYAKNVENFSKKSEILEKWYRENALIYFLNIANEYNKIIKIDDIKIKIRKMKTRWGSCNASKKSINLNLELIKKPKICIEYVIFHELAHLIHPNHSKEFYNFLSLHMSDWKNREKILNRVN from the coding sequence ATGCAAACTAAAAATATAACAATAGTAAGAAAAAATGTTAAAAATTTTAGTCTTAAAGTTCGCCCAAATGGTAGAGTGGAACTAGTTTTGCCACTAATGGCAAAAAATGGTGATATAAATTTTATTTTAGAAAAATACTCAAAATGGATAGACGATAAAAAGGCGTATTTTAAGGAGTTTGAAACTACTAAAAAAGAGCTAGTAAGTGGTGAGAGTATGAAATTTTTAGGTAAAGATTACCGCCTTAGAGTTATAAAAGATAGTAAAGAAATGGTGGAATTTGATAAGTTTTTTATAAATTTATATGCTAAAAATGTAGAAAATTTTAGTAAAAAAAGCGAAATTTTAGAAAAATGGTATAGGGAAAATGCACTAATTTATTTTCTAAATATAGCAAATGAATACAATAAAATCATAAAAATAGATGATATAAAGATAAAAATTCGCAAAATGAAAACAAGGTGGGGGAGCTGTAACGCTAGTAAAAAATCTATAAATTTAAATCTAGAACTTATAAAAAAGCCCAAAATTTGTATAGAATATGTAATTTTCCACGAGCTAGCACACCTGATACACCCAAACCACTCAAAAGAATTTTATAACTTTTTAAGCCTGCATATGAGCGACTGGAAAAATAGAGAGAAAATTTTAAATAGAGTAAATTAA
- the selA gene encoding L-seryl-tRNA(Sec) selenium transferase: MHFRDIPQIDKIINDDKFKDYVKPLLTYIAKNEIASIRQKLQDKKDLNLSQDDIFEIISKKYDKFNRQKLQKVINATGVVVHTNLGRSLISEEIFDSVKNTICHASNLEYDLQNGRRGERYTFISNLASILFGCEDALVVNNNASAVFLVLNTLAKNKEVIVSRGELVEIGGSFRVPEVMSSSGAILKEIGTTNRTKIQDYENAINENTGLLLKVHRSNFDIVGFTKSASLQEISALGKDRNLPSYYDLGSGYLGELPYCLSKDEPSLDKIANSVDLLSFSGDKLFGSVQCGIILGKKKYINQLKKNQLLRMLRVDKITLSILNLTMFAYLNHSYNQIPTLNLLNRSEGELVEIGEFIIDKVGLKDISITKTNTYVGGGTMPNKKLPSIAVALDGDAINLERKFRDKNVIGRIEDDKFMLDLKSVLKSDINELVEIIKEVLSDE; the protein is encoded by the coding sequence ATGCATTTTAGAGACATTCCTCAGATTGATAAAATCATAAATGATGATAAATTTAAAGATTATGTAAAGCCGCTCTTAACATATATTGCAAAAAATGAGATTGCGTCCATTAGGCAAAAATTGCAAGATAAAAAGGATTTAAATTTATCCCAAGATGATATATTTGAAATCATTTCAAAAAAATATGACAAATTTAACAGGCAAAAACTTCAAAAAGTTATAAATGCAACGGGCGTTGTGGTTCATACAAATTTAGGTAGAAGTTTGATATCAGAAGAAATTTTTGATAGCGTAAAAAATACAATTTGTCATGCAAGTAATCTTGAGTATGATTTGCAAAATGGAAGAAGGGGCGAAAGATATACTTTTATATCAAATTTAGCTTCTATTTTATTTGGATGTGAAGATGCTTTGGTTGTGAATAATAACGCAAGTGCCGTATTTTTGGTGCTAAATACACTTGCAAAAAACAAAGAAGTTATAGTTAGCAGAGGTGAGCTAGTAGAAATCGGCGGAAGTTTTAGAGTGCCTGAAGTTATGTCAAGCTCAGGGGCGATTTTAAAAGAAATAGGCACAACAAATAGAACTAAAATACAAGATTACGAAAACGCTATAAACGAAAATACGGGCTTACTTTTAAAAGTCCATAGATCAAATTTCGATATAGTTGGCTTTACAAAAAGTGCGTCATTGCAAGAAATTTCAGCTCTTGGGAAAGATAGAAATTTGCCAAGTTATTATGACTTAGGTAGTGGATATCTTGGGGAATTGCCATATTGTCTTAGCAAAGATGAGCCAAGTTTGGATAAAATTGCAAATAGTGTTGATTTATTAAGTTTTAGTGGCGATAAGCTTTTTGGAAGTGTGCAGTGTGGCATAATACTAGGCAAGAAAAAATACATAAATCAGCTAAAGAAAAACCAGCTTTTACGTATGTTAAGAGTAGATAAAATAACTCTTAGTATATTAAATTTAACTATGTTTGCGTATTTAAATCACTCTTATAATCAAATTCCTACTTTAAATTTACTAAACAGAAGTGAAGGTGAGTTGGTAGAAATTGGGGAATTTATCATTGACAAAGTTGGATTAAAAGATATTAGTATCACAAAAACAAACACATATGTTGGTGGCGGCACGATGCCAAATAAAAAATTACCAAGCATTGCAGTAGCATTAGATGGAGATGCCATAAATTTAGAGCGTAAATTTAGAGATAAAAATGTAATCGGTAGAATTGAAGATGATAAATTTATGCTAGATTTAAAAAGTGTTTTAAAAAGCGATATAAATGAACTTGTAGAGATTATAAAAGAGGTTTTGAGTGATGAATAG
- the fdh3B gene encoding formate dehydrogenase FDH3 subunit beta, with amino-acid sequence MARMKFYVDVSRCIACYGCQVACSSAHEVPVGINRRKVLIINEGIPGKEFASTIACQHCTDAPCAQVCPVNCFYIRDDGVVLHDKKTCIGCGYCLYACPFGAPQFPRDGAFGIKGEMDKCTMCAGGPEETNSHEERELYGQNRIAEGKVPMCAAICSTNALLVGDATEVSNVYRKRIMLKQPNVKPDFSL; translated from the coding sequence ATGGCAAGAATGAAATTTTATGTAGATGTCAGTAGATGTATAGCTTGTTATGGTTGCCAAGTTGCTTGCTCTTCGGCTCATGAAGTTCCAGTTGGTATCAATAGGCGTAAAGTTCTTATAATAAACGAAGGAATTCCTGGCAAAGAATTTGCTAGTACTATAGCGTGTCAGCACTGCACTGATGCACCTTGTGCACAAGTTTGTCCGGTAAATTGCTTTTATATAAGAGATGATGGGGTTGTTTTGCACGATAAAAAAACTTGTATAGGTTGTGGATATTGCTTGTATGCTTGTCCTTTTGGTGCACCACAATTTCCAAGAGATGGTGCTTTTGGCATAAAAGGAGAAATGGATAAATGCACAATGTGTGCAGGTGGTCCAGAAGAGACAAACTCTCACGAAGAAAGGGAGCTTTATGGACAAAACCGCATAGCTGAGGGCAAAGTTCCTATGTGTGCTGCTATTTGCTCTACAAACGCACTTTTGGTTGGCGATGCAACAGAAGTTTCAAATGTGTATAGAAAACGCATTATGTTAAAACAACCAAATGTAAAACCTGACTTTTCTTTATAA
- the selB gene encoding selenocysteine-specific translation elongation factor encodes MNSIIIGTAGHIDHGKTALIKELNGFEGDKLEEEKSRGITIDLSFSNLKNNDTNIAFIDVPGHEGLIKTMISGAYSLDAAMVVIAADDGIMPQTKEHIQILSILDVKSIIIVITKCDLVSRDILDTRQNEIKNYLKSFSNLEILRIFETSIKDKNSITELKDYLFMIKSKEHATDLVFHYYTDRAFSLKGIGQVVTGSLIGGSIKKGEKVYNYDTKKEYIVRSVQIHDNDVDSASSPNRVALNLSSSDTKNITKGQMLSKKGFFRAFSNVDCVMTNGEIFQNQNVVFCVGTKQLNARATICGEINALQFITFKFSKPVCLKFKENFVLLSNNRVIGGGKVLNSISEPMKKAQKMPILKALYENDFLLAFSLLKTFHKHGFGLISSYQRFALNHEEALEIALNLKDTFVDKKELNVYDKSAFNDISTIIINIFAKNKFAIISASSISNKISWASESLCLYVLNSLYENNKIAKNGSFFIDKNANLDEILESLDSKIYDILLSENFTPSAPYNIYDELEIDRVSGDNAMKKLTSSKKIIRLAHNLFITQVALSNVLNLMREMIKIDGYINVTSIKDKLNLSRKYAIAYLEYLDKFDDIVKDGMDRKFK; translated from the coding sequence ATGAATAGCATTATCATAGGCACAGCAGGACATATAGATCACGGAAAAACGGCACTTATAAAAGAGCTAAATGGTTTTGAGGGCGACAAACTAGAAGAAGAAAAAAGTCGCGGTATAACAATAGACCTTAGTTTTTCAAATTTAAAAAACAACGATACAAATATAGCTTTTATAGATGTTCCAGGTCATGAAGGTCTTATAAAAACTATGATAAGTGGAGCATACTCGCTTGATGCTGCTATGGTTGTAATTGCTGCTGATGATGGGATAATGCCTCAAACAAAAGAACATATCCAAATTTTAAGCATTTTGGATGTCAAATCCATAATTATAGTTATCACAAAATGCGATTTAGTTTCAAGAGATATTTTAGATACTAGGCAAAATGAGATAAAAAATTATCTAAAAAGTTTTTCAAATTTGGAAATTTTAAGAATTTTTGAAACAAGCATAAAAGATAAAAATAGCATAACAGAGCTTAAAGACTATCTTTTTATGATAAAATCCAAAGAACACGCTACTGATTTGGTTTTTCATTATTATACAGATAGAGCTTTTAGTTTAAAGGGAATAGGGCAAGTTGTTACAGGAAGTTTGATAGGTGGAAGCATAAAAAAAGGCGAAAAAGTTTATAACTACGATACAAAAAAAGAATACATTGTTAGAAGCGTTCAAATCCATGATAATGATGTAGATAGTGCTAGTTCGCCAAACAGAGTTGCTTTAAATTTAAGCAGCAGTGATACAAAAAATATCACAAAAGGTCAAATGCTTAGCAAAAAGGGCTTTTTTAGGGCTTTTAGCAATGTTGATTGTGTTATGACAAACGGCGAGATTTTTCAAAATCAAAATGTCGTGTTTTGCGTTGGGACAAAGCAGCTAAATGCCAGAGCAACAATTTGTGGAGAGATAAATGCATTACAATTTATAACATTTAAATTTAGTAAGCCGGTTTGTCTTAAATTTAAAGAAAACTTTGTTCTTTTGTCAAATAACCGCGTAATAGGTGGCGGAAAAGTTTTAAATTCCATAAGTGAGCCTATGAAAAAAGCCCAAAAAATGCCTATATTAAAAGCACTTTATGAAAATGATTTTTTACTTGCTTTTTCTTTGCTAAAAACCTTTCATAAGCATGGTTTTGGACTCATTTCATCTTATCAGCGTTTTGCACTAAATCACGAAGAAGCACTAGAGATTGCACTAAATTTAAAAGATACTTTTGTTGATAAAAAAGAGTTAAATGTGTATGACAAATCGGCATTTAATGATATTTCAACGATAATTATAAATATATTTGCGAAAAATAAATTTGCCATAATTTCGGCATCAAGCATCTCAAATAAAATTTCTTGGGCGAGTGAAAGCTTATGCCTATATGTTTTAAACTCACTTTATGAAAATAATAAAATTGCAAAAAACGGATCGTTTTTTATAGATAAAAATGCAAATTTAGATGAGATTTTAGAGAGTTTAGATAGTAAAATTTATGATATTTTATTGTCTGAAAATTTTACCCCATCGGCTCCATACAATATATATGATGAACTTGAGATAGATAGAGTAAGTGGCGATAATGCGATGAAAAAACTAACATCAAGTAAAAAGATAATAAGACTTGCCCATAATCTTTTTATAACTCAAGTTGCTTTAAGCAATGTTTTAAATTTGATGAGAGAAATGATAAAAATTGATGGTTATATAAATGTAACTTCAATAAAAGATAAATTAAATTTAAGTAGAAAATACGCCATTGCATATTTAGAATACTTGGATAAATTCGATGATATCGTAAAAGACGGCATGGATAGAAAATTTAAATAA
- a CDS encoding type I restriction endonuclease subunit R has protein sequence MTPDTSENALQNQTIELFVKMGYKFISRSENLTFRNNDKNEVIFKEILVKKLSEINSYEYKDKFYKFSPKNIQKAINDLNISLNEGLNIANKKITNLLLYGTSQIENLADGSKKSFDINFIDFKNPENNDFYITEEFEILNANQHQKKKTSRPDLVAFINGIPIMVIELKSSLKSVDNGVRQILNEQNKDNIQNFYKFIQIAMAGNSNEAKYATTQTQREKYAIWKEDGLKDELRKLIDDREISVLDESIFALARKERILEFIENFIIFDANVKKICRYQQYFGIKNTLKRVKNLENGKRKGGLIWHTQGSGKSLTMVMLSKILIKTYKNSKIILVTDRTDLEEQLKDTFFNTGIKPLKATSGADLISKLKSGASVITTLINKFNKYEKDILTDSNIFVLVDEAHRTQGGDLHDSMKSYLPNACFIGFTGTPLLKREKSSFLKFGGEIHRYTIDDAVKDGVVVPLLYESRFAKQGILDENSLNRKFDMISRNLSDDEKDLLAKEWAKFQKIASSEQRLEIIAFDIYEHFKSAVKPFGTKAMLVANSRYEAIKYHQIFEKHFNDLKTIFVISGNDGEENDGGDKKFITDKYKKLLLNFSSEIDFLNRVKSDFISGDLDLIIVVNKLLTGFDAPPASVLYIDRPLKEHNLLQAIARVNRLYKGKEYGLIVDYRGLLEELSSSLSAYECLSGFDEIDIIGAVIDIKKELVKTKTFYTHLNEIFEEAKHKNDLESYVLVLADSEKRAKFKNNLLKFIKSFKLVMTTQKKVFSDDEIKEFKEKIKFYLNLREIAQIRYHEKLDFKEYEKQMRELLDRYIGVGEIGPLGELVDIFDIKFDDEVKKAKNLNAKAQIISSAIAAVISEKLNSNPAFYNDISNRLNEIIKEYEEKRINEEEKLNQIINLKELITGKKEIKIYPQNIKTDSLKGFYDNLLEALYQVSDEATQKIAIKIDEIYNAFSKYPEWQNNSDIENEIDIALQGILWDLEDEMGIKFENLDEISKTMRKIGIYHYAN, from the coding sequence ATGACACCAGATACCAGCGAAAATGCACTTCAAAATCAAACAATTGAGCTTTTTGTAAAAATGGGTTATAAATTTATAAGCAGAAGTGAGAATTTAACTTTTAGAAATAATGATAAAAACGAAGTAATTTTTAAAGAAATTTTAGTTAAAAAGCTAAGCGAGATAAACTCTTATGAATATAAAGATAAATTTTATAAATTCTCGCCTAAAAACATACAAAAAGCTATAAATGATCTTAATATTTCCTTAAATGAAGGGCTAAATATCGCAAATAAAAAGATTACAAATTTGCTTCTTTATGGGACAAGCCAGATAGAAAATTTAGCCGATGGAAGTAAAAAAAGCTTTGATATAAATTTCATTGATTTTAAAAATCCCGAAAATAACGACTTTTATATAACAGAAGAGTTTGAAATTTTAAACGCAAATCAACACCAAAAAAAGAAAACTTCAAGACCTGATTTGGTAGCTTTTATAAATGGAATTCCTATTATGGTTATAGAACTTAAAAGCTCTTTAAAAAGCGTAGATAACGGCGTAAGGCAAATTTTAAACGAACAAAATAAAGATAATATTCAAAATTTTTATAAATTTATACAAATTGCAATGGCAGGAAATTCAAACGAAGCAAAATACGCTACAACTCAAACACAAAGGGAAAAATACGCCATTTGGAAAGAAGATGGCTTAAAAGATGAGTTAAGAAAACTTATAGATGATAGAGAAATTTCTGTTTTAGATGAGAGCATTTTTGCACTGGCTAGAAAAGAGAGAATTTTGGAATTTATAGAAAATTTTATCATTTTTGACGCAAATGTTAAGAAAATTTGTCGCTATCAGCAGTATTTTGGTATAAAAAACACCCTAAAAAGAGTTAAAAATTTAGAAAATGGCAAGAGAAAAGGTGGGCTTATCTGGCACACGCAAGGAAGCGGAAAAAGCCTTACAATGGTAATGTTAAGTAAAATTTTAATCAAAACTTATAAAAATTCTAAAATCATCTTAGTAACTGATAGAACAGACTTGGAAGAGCAGTTAAAAGATACTTTTTTTAATACTGGCATAAAACCATTGAAAGCCACAAGCGGAGCAGATCTTATAAGCAAACTAAAAAGTGGTGCAAGCGTTATAACAACGCTTATAAATAAATTTAATAAATATGAAAAAGATATTTTAACAGACTCAAATATCTTTGTTTTGGTTGATGAAGCTCATAGAACACAAGGCGGGGATTTGCACGATAGTATGAAAAGCTACTTGCCAAATGCTTGTTTTATAGGATTTACTGGCACGCCGCTTTTAAAAAGAGAAAAAAGCAGTTTTTTAAAATTTGGTGGAGAAATTCATCGATATACCATAGATGACGCTGTAAAAGACGGCGTTGTCGTGCCACTTTTATATGAGAGTAGATTTGCAAAGCAAGGAATTTTGGATGAAAATTCCTTAAATAGAAAATTTGATATGATTAGCAGAAATTTAAGCGATGATGAAAAAGATCTTTTAGCCAAAGAGTGGGCGAAATTTCAAAAAATAGCTTCAAGTGAGCAAAGATTAGAAATAATCGCTTTTGATATATATGAGCATTTTAAAAGTGCGGTAAAACCATTTGGCACGAAGGCTATGCTGGTAGCAAATTCAAGATATGAAGCGATAAAATATCATCAAATTTTTGAAAAACATTTTAATGATTTAAAAACTATCTTTGTAATTTCTGGAAATGACGGCGAAGAAAATGACGGCGGAGATAAGAAATTTATAACTGATAAGTATAAAAAACTGCTTTTAAATTTTAGTAGCGAGATAGATTTTTTAAATAGGGTTAAAAGTGACTTTATAAGCGGGGATTTAGATTTAATAATCGTTGTAAATAAGCTTTTAACCGGCTTTGACGCACCGCCTGCTAGTGTGCTTTATATAGATAGACCGCTTAAAGAGCATAACCTGCTTCAAGCCATAGCAAGAGTAAATAGGCTTTATAAAGGCAAGGAGTATGGGCTTATCGTTGATTATCGCGGGCTTTTAGAAGAACTTAGTAGTTCGCTTAGTGCGTATGAGTGTTTAAGCGGCTTTGATGAGATAGATATAATAGGAGCTGTCATAGATATCAAAAAAGAGCTAGTTAAAACTAAAACTTTTTATACACATTTAAACGAAATTTTTGAAGAAGCTAAGCATAAAAATGACTTGGAAAGCTATGTTTTAGTTTTAGCCGATAGCGAAAAAAGGGCTAAATTCAAGAATAATCTGCTTAAATTTATAAAATCCTTTAAGCTTGTAATGACTACTCAAAAAAAGGTTTTTAGTGATGATGAGATAAAGGAATTTAAAGAAAAGATTAAATTTTATCTAAATTTAAGAGAGATAGCACAAATTAGATACCACGAAAAGCTTGACTTTAAAGAGTATGAAAAACAGATGAGAGAGCTTTTAGATAGATATATAGGCGTTGGCGAGATAGGGCCACTTGGGGAGTTGGTTGATATTTTTGATATAAAATTTGATGATGAAGTTAAAAAAGCCAAAAATTTAAACGCAAAAGCACAAATAATATCAAGTGCAATCGCAGCCGTAATAAGCGAGAAACTAAACTCAAACCCAGCTTTTTATAATGATATTTCAAATAGACTAAATGAGATAATAAAAGAGTATGAAGAAAAAAGAATAAATGAAGAAGAGAAACTAAATCAAATCATAAATTTAAAAGAGTTAATCACTGGCAAAAAGGAGATAAAAATTTATCCACAAAATATCAAAACTGATAGCTTAAAGGGCTTTTATGATAATTTGCTTGAAGCTTTGTATCAAGTTAGTGATGAAGCCACCCAAAAAATCGCTATAAAAATAGATGAAATTTATAATGCTTTTTCAAAATATCCTGAATGGCAAAATAATAGTGATATAGAAAATGAGATAGATATAGCTTTGCAAGGCATTTTGTGGGATTTAGAAGATGAGATGGGTATCAAATTTGAAAATTTGGACGAAATTTCTAAAACGATGAGAAAAATAGGGATTTATCACTATGCAAACTAA